A stretch of the Sphingobacterium thalpophilum genome encodes the following:
- a CDS encoding 3-keto-disaccharide hydrolase produces MKRLIYAVLAIMLLIPGTTIGQAENFFYFGNEMQWDELLSGTQTADKIQWINVNTDPDTWRVEKNKLVCTGKPIGVVRSAKQYENFIIHVEWNHQHAGGNSGIFVWSDAKPNSIGRLPGGVEVQMLELDWVNQNRIDGKQAPIAYVHGELFGVGGVQTVPDNPRGTRSKSVENRAKGKGEWNRYTIICIDGTIKLAVNGKFVNGVRNSTIKKGYLCLESEGSEIHFRNFKLIVLEPGAIIDRQVAAPILP; encoded by the coding sequence ATGAAAAGATTGATTTATGCTGTTCTCGCCATCATGCTGCTTATCCCCGGGACCACGATAGGACAAGCAGAAAATTTCTTCTATTTTGGCAATGAAATGCAATGGGACGAACTATTGTCAGGCACACAGACCGCAGATAAGATACAATGGATAAACGTAAATACCGATCCTGATACCTGGCGTGTCGAAAAAAATAAACTGGTTTGTACAGGTAAGCCCATCGGTGTGGTCCGCTCGGCGAAGCAGTACGAAAATTTTATTATTCATGTCGAATGGAATCATCAGCATGCAGGCGGCAATTCGGGTATCTTTGTCTGGTCGGATGCGAAGCCCAATAGTATCGGCCGGCTACCGGGTGGTGTAGAGGTACAGATGCTCGAACTGGATTGGGTAAATCAAAACCGCATTGACGGCAAACAGGCCCCAATAGCCTATGTACACGGCGAACTTTTCGGCGTAGGTGGCGTTCAAACGGTTCCGGACAATCCGCGTGGAACCCGGAGCAAATCCGTTGAAAACCGGGCCAAAGGTAAGGGAGAGTGGAACAGATATACAATCATATGTATAGATGGAACCATCAAGCTTGCCGTGAACGGCAAATTTGTCAACGGCGTACGGAACTCAACAATTAAAAAAGGCTATCTCTGTCTCGAATCTGAGGGCTCAGAAATCCACTTCCGAAACTTCAAGCTCATTGTACTCGAACCGGGCGCCATTATCGACCGGCAGGTAGCGGCACCTATTCTACCTTAG
- a CDS encoding acyl-CoA dehydrogenase family protein has protein sequence MFIENKQQMDMIRASARDFAQYHIKPYVMEWDEAQIFPVEVFKKLGEHGFMGILVPEAYGGSGLGYQEYITVLDEISKVCGSIGLSVAAHNSLCSNHILSFASEEQKRRYLPKLATAEWIGAWGLTETGSGSDAGGMATFAEKDGDHYVLNGSKNFITHAISSNVAVVIARTGAKGDKKGMSAFIVEKGTPGFSAGKKENKLGMRASETACLFFDNCRVHRDQLIGEEGQGFVQALKLLDGGRISIAALSLGIARGAYECALRYAQEREQFGKKIYDFQAVSFALADMATQVEASELLTRQAGYLKDHGERVSKIGAMAKLYASETAVHVSNEAVQIFGGYGFTKDYPAEKFFRDAKLCTIGEGTSSIQKMVIAREIQKDIL, from the coding sequence ATGTTTATTGAAAATAAACAACAAATGGATATGATCAGAGCGAGTGCGCGTGATTTTGCACAGTATCATATCAAACCTTATGTGATGGAATGGGATGAAGCCCAGATATTTCCGGTCGAAGTTTTTAAAAAATTGGGTGAACATGGCTTTATGGGTATCCTGGTCCCAGAAGCCTATGGCGGGTCAGGGCTGGGCTATCAGGAATATATCACTGTGCTGGATGAGATTTCTAAAGTATGCGGTTCTATCGGTCTGTCGGTTGCCGCGCACAATTCGCTGTGCAGCAATCATATTTTAAGTTTTGCCAGTGAAGAGCAGAAAAGACGATATCTTCCTAAGCTCGCTACAGCGGAGTGGATCGGCGCCTGGGGGCTGACGGAAACGGGGTCTGGCTCAGATGCTGGAGGAATGGCTACATTTGCTGAAAAAGACGGCGATCATTACGTTCTCAACGGTTCCAAAAATTTCATCACCCATGCCATCAGTTCAAATGTTGCGGTTGTCATTGCACGTACTGGAGCAAAAGGCGACAAGAAGGGGATGTCTGCCTTTATTGTCGAGAAGGGAACGCCGGGATTTAGTGCTGGAAAGAAAGAAAATAAACTTGGTATGCGCGCTTCGGAGACAGCCTGTCTTTTCTTTGACAATTGCCGGGTTCATCGCGATCAGCTGATTGGGGAAGAGGGACAGGGCTTTGTGCAAGCACTAAAATTGCTTGATGGAGGGCGCATTTCTATTGCGGCCTTGTCGTTGGGTATCGCACGTGGCGCGTATGAGTGTGCATTACGTTATGCGCAGGAGCGTGAGCAGTTCGGAAAGAAGATTTACGATTTTCAGGCGGTTTCCTTTGCTTTGGCAGATATGGCTACCCAGGTGGAAGCGAGCGAATTGCTGACCCGTCAGGCGGGCTACCTTAAGGATCACGGCGAACGCGTATCCAAAATCGGCGCGATGGCCAAGCTATACGCTTCAGAAACTGCAGTTCATGTTTCGAATGAAGCTGTGCAGATTTTTGGGGGCTACGGCTTTACCAAAGACTACCCTGCGGAGAAATTTTTCAGGGATGCCAAGTTATGTACGATAGGAGAGGGGACGTCGAGTATCCAAAAAATGGTAATTGCCAGAGAAATTCAGAAAGATATTCTATAA
- a CDS encoding hydroxymethylglutaryl-CoA lyase, protein MKDQVILVDCPRDAIQGMPALIPTGKKVEHINTLIRSGLFDIIDFGSFVSPKAVPQLADTKAVLQGIVKNDRVKLLAIVANLRGAEEAIKEEKVDIIGYPFSISETFQLRNTNKGLADSYQQLKEMKALADAHKKTLAVYISMAFGNPYHDPWSTELVDQWLDKLLAIGISDFSLADTTSEANVPQITALFDHVNSRYPALSIGAHFHAKRDDSLAKVEAAYTAGCRKFEGALLGYGGCPFAKDDLVGNIPSEILLNFFERGRPLDVVRLEESFRNLIM, encoded by the coding sequence ATGAAAGACCAGGTCATATTAGTAGACTGTCCGCGGGACGCCATTCAAGGCATGCCAGCTTTGATTCCGACAGGGAAGAAAGTTGAGCATATCAATACCCTTATCAGGAGCGGATTATTTGATATTATTGATTTTGGATCTTTTGTTTCGCCGAAGGCTGTTCCGCAGCTGGCCGATACAAAAGCCGTACTCCAGGGCATTGTAAAAAACGACCGTGTGAAATTATTGGCAATAGTGGCCAACCTACGGGGTGCTGAGGAGGCGATCAAGGAAGAGAAAGTCGATATTATTGGCTATCCATTTTCAATATCGGAGACCTTTCAGTTGCGCAATACAAATAAAGGCCTTGCTGATTCCTATCAGCAGTTGAAGGAAATGAAAGCTTTAGCTGATGCGCATAAAAAGACGCTGGCTGTATATATTAGTATGGCTTTCGGAAATCCGTATCATGATCCCTGGTCCACCGAACTGGTCGACCAATGGCTAGACAAGCTGTTGGCAATTGGCATAAGCGATTTTTCTCTGGCCGATACCACTTCTGAAGCGAATGTCCCGCAGATAACCGCCCTTTTTGATCATGTGAACAGCCGTTATCCTGCTCTTTCTATCGGTGCGCATTTTCATGCGAAACGGGACGACAGTCTGGCGAAGGTTGAAGCCGCTTACACTGCCGGATGCCGTAAATTTGAAGGCGCACTGCTTGGTTACGGCGGCTGTCCATTCGCCAAGGATGATCTGGTTGGCAATATTCCTTCCGAAATATTGCTCAATTTTTTTGAAAGAGGACGCCCATTGGACGTCGTACGTCTGGAGGAAAGTTTCAGGAACCTTATCATGTGA
- a CDS encoding LacI family DNA-binding transcriptional regulator, which produces MKRVTLKEIGKQLNLSPGTISKALNDSHEIGEETKKMILAYTQQINYIPNFSAKSLKTGRSNTLAIIVPFISSSFFFDFYEDISLILAETNYKLILLQTFNDEKKEKEALELCVQSNIEGIIISPVKNDSSLPLLKYIMDQICPVIIFDRISHQLETFKIGIQNNRIIYQATAEMIKGGRENIILLLCKDIGGNTSRIKGYKDALFNFSIPFKQENVVEISYSSPKDDIDAELESKIGALLNSATPPNALLSSTDTLSLKVLHILHKLEIRIPEDMNLIGFSNTPFANSLNPSLTTIAQPTRLMAEKSVELLLHMLKKRNKKNYFEFETYFLDCRIEHRKSTSSVSAKNETSKRTI; this is translated from the coding sequence ATGAAGCGAGTTACCTTAAAAGAAATCGGAAAACAACTGAACCTTTCGCCGGGCACTATTTCCAAAGCACTGAACGATAGCCATGAAATCGGTGAGGAAACAAAGAAAATGATTTTAGCGTATACCCAGCAGATTAACTATATACCCAATTTTTCTGCAAAAAGCCTTAAAACTGGGCGCTCAAACACGCTCGCTATCATTGTACCGTTTATTTCCAGCTCTTTCTTCTTCGATTTTTATGAAGATATTTCACTGATCCTCGCCGAGACAAATTACAAGCTCATCCTATTACAAACCTTCAATGATGAAAAAAAAGAGAAAGAAGCGCTTGAACTCTGCGTACAGAGCAACATTGAGGGAATTATCATTTCACCTGTAAAAAATGATTCCAGCCTTCCGCTCTTAAAATATATTATGGATCAGATCTGTCCGGTCATTATTTTCGACCGCATAAGCCACCAGCTTGAAACTTTTAAAATCGGCATTCAGAACAACCGCATAATCTATCAGGCCACGGCTGAAATGATCAAAGGCGGCCGCGAGAACATTATCCTATTACTGTGCAAAGATATCGGAGGCAACACAAGCCGAATAAAAGGTTATAAAGACGCACTTTTCAATTTTTCCATTCCGTTTAAGCAAGAGAATGTGGTGGAGATCTCTTATTCGAGCCCTAAAGACGATATCGACGCGGAGCTAGAAAGTAAGATAGGCGCACTGCTTAACAGCGCCACACCACCCAATGCACTACTGTCGTCAACTGATACGCTGTCACTCAAAGTATTGCATATCCTCCATAAACTAGAGATCCGTATTCCTGAGGATATGAATCTGATAGGCTTCAGCAATACACCTTTTGCAAATAGTCTAAACCCTTCTCTGACGACAATAGCCCAGCCAACCCGTCTGATGGCAGAAAAATCAGTGGAACTGCTGCTGCACATGTTAAAAAAGAGAAACAAAAAGAATTATTTCGAGTTTGAAACTTATTTTCTGGACTGCCGGATCGAGCATCGGAAATCAACGTCTTCTGTTTCTGCTAAGAACGAAACATCTAAAAGAACGATATAA
- a CDS encoding Gfo/Idh/MocA family protein yields MPLQFSNHRFASRRSFLKKTSIIALGSTLPSPAFLSFDTVSKDQIIKVGLIGCGGRGTGAAIQALQADQNCRLTAMADIFQDRMDESYAALMEVRPQQVKVDKKHQYLGFDAFEKLINSDVDVVLLTSPPAFRPLHLKAAVQAKKHIFCEKPMAVDIPGLRSVMESVKKAKESNLSVVSGFCFRYDLPNRAIFSKVLDGAIGQVKSISTFRYGGEATYVDLRPEWNKMMQQMRNWMYYNWLSGDFIVEQAVHSLDMMSWAMGDIMPISAMGTGGRQVRIDPKYGNIYDHFTVEFRYQNGAIGTHFCRQQAGTTPRNTVSMLGTEGQAEVVIGAKQIISGKVQWHYDGPKNNMYQTQHDELFAAIRNNKPINDGEWMANSTLLAIWARMVGYTGQILTFDQVINSKESLGPDLSSYDWEMNFDGPAVAIPGKTRFS; encoded by the coding sequence ATGCCACTTCAATTCAGCAACCACAGATTTGCCTCAAGAAGGTCATTCTTAAAAAAAACAAGTATCATTGCGCTTGGAAGTACGTTGCCAAGCCCAGCTTTTCTGTCTTTTGACACAGTCTCCAAGGATCAGATAATAAAAGTAGGACTGATAGGCTGCGGGGGCCGGGGAACCGGCGCCGCCATTCAGGCTTTACAAGCGGATCAGAACTGTCGGCTTACCGCCATGGCGGATATTTTTCAGGATCGCATGGACGAATCGTATGCCGCATTAATGGAAGTACGTCCCCAACAAGTGAAGGTTGACAAAAAACATCAATACTTAGGTTTTGATGCTTTTGAAAAGCTGATCAATAGCGACGTCGATGTCGTTTTGCTGACTTCACCTCCAGCATTCCGGCCGTTGCACCTGAAAGCCGCTGTGCAGGCTAAAAAACATATTTTTTGTGAAAAGCCAATGGCGGTAGATATTCCTGGGCTGCGGAGTGTAATGGAATCGGTCAAAAAAGCGAAAGAGTCAAACCTATCTGTCGTTTCAGGCTTTTGTTTTCGGTATGACCTGCCAAATCGCGCTATTTTTTCGAAAGTTCTGGACGGCGCTATTGGCCAGGTGAAGTCCATCAGCACTTTTCGTTATGGTGGCGAGGCAACCTACGTCGATCTCCGTCCCGAATGGAATAAAATGATGCAACAAATGCGAAATTGGATGTACTACAATTGGCTATCAGGAGATTTCATCGTCGAACAAGCTGTGCATAGCCTGGATATGATGTCCTGGGCCATGGGCGATATCATGCCCATCTCTGCTATGGGCACCGGTGGGCGACAGGTTCGCATCGATCCGAAGTACGGAAATATCTATGACCACTTTACTGTTGAGTTCAGGTACCAGAACGGAGCCATAGGGACCCATTTCTGCCGTCAACAGGCAGGTACAACACCCAGAAATACCGTGAGCATGCTGGGCACAGAGGGACAGGCAGAGGTAGTCATCGGAGCAAAACAGATAATCTCCGGCAAAGTACAGTGGCATTACGACGGTCCGAAAAATAACATGTATCAAACGCAGCACGACGAACTATTTGCCGCCATCAGAAACAATAAGCCCATCAATGATGGAGAATGGATGGCAAACAGCACACTGCTGGCTATCTGGGCACGAATGGTAGGGTATACGGGTCAGATTCTAACCTTTGACCAGGTGATCAACTCAAAGGAAAGCCTTGGACCTGACTTATCGTCGTATGACTGGGAAATGAATTTCGACGGACCTGCAGTCGCCATACCCGGCAAAACAAGGTTCAGCTAA
- a CDS encoding enoyl-CoA hydratase/isomerase family protein → MEKLNFVKIQREQHVFVLTLARSEKRNAFTPTMVSEIAYALRLANEDPTVRLIQIEAEGSVFCAGMDLKAFEDPSVDNINPRIPKVDKSLAEVFAELNKPSVCVVRGDVIAGGFLIALSCTYLFALPHVRFSLPEVKIGLFPFQVLALLLEYLPERKAMDLCIRGSSFSAEEALTKGLLHAILDDQEGELKALKATIVDNAPLAISKGFIALRKLRQKAEGEKYSFLLSELALLRETDDFKEGMTAFREKRKGNWQNS, encoded by the coding sequence ATGGAAAAATTAAATTTCGTAAAAATACAGCGCGAACAACACGTATTTGTGCTTACCCTTGCCCGATCGGAAAAAAGAAATGCCTTTACTCCGACCATGGTAAGTGAGATTGCTTACGCACTTCGGCTGGCGAATGAAGATCCGACGGTGCGGCTGATCCAGATAGAAGCCGAAGGTTCGGTATTTTGTGCAGGGATGGATCTTAAAGCTTTTGAGGATCCCAGTGTTGATAACATAAACCCACGGATTCCGAAAGTGGACAAATCCTTGGCCGAAGTCTTCGCAGAGCTGAATAAACCCTCCGTCTGTGTGGTAAGAGGGGATGTCATTGCAGGCGGATTTCTGATCGCCCTGTCCTGCACGTATTTATTCGCGTTGCCCCATGTACGGTTTTCGCTTCCAGAAGTGAAGATCGGGCTCTTTCCTTTTCAGGTACTCGCATTGTTGCTGGAATACCTGCCTGAGCGAAAGGCGATGGACCTCTGCATCCGTGGCAGCTCATTTTCTGCAGAGGAAGCGTTAACGAAAGGTCTGTTACACGCGATTTTAGACGATCAGGAGGGGGAATTAAAGGCATTGAAAGCGACGATCGTTGACAATGCCCCATTGGCCATCTCAAAGGGCTTTATTGCTTTGCGTAAGCTTCGGCAGAAGGCCGAAGGGGAAAAGTATTCATTCCTTCTCAGTGAGCTTGCCCTGTTGCGAGAAACGGACGATTTTAAAGAAGGAATGACTGCCTTCCGGGAAAAACGGAAAGGAAACTGGCAAAACAGTTAA
- a CDS encoding DUF2851 family protein — MVVSENLMQFIWKLRLFNRVGLRTSAGTPLAVVRVGQHNTDAGPDFVLSHIILADEEWVGNIEIHFRSSDWNRHLHQYDEAYNNVILHVVWIEDQIIYRSDGSVIPTLVLSEYVRQDLLDKYANMMRATNWLPCQSRIGEVEELKKDMWLDALSVERLEVKAEDIFGLLAQFNSDWEKVFWVWICRCMGLKVNADTFQELGEKLPLATMQKYRSDGLKIEALLFGIAGFLTPECADQYMQRLYHEFAYQQAVHGIRLVNGVWKKLRMRPYNFPELRIAQLVALFTEKSLSLSKVLTIQNLAEARLLFDISSINSYWKSRFSIGASPGIERSGKIGKATVDILVINTVVLMLFAYGKYYGIHPYMDRAVALLEAMPAEKNAIIKQFADLGWRATNASQGQGMLQLKKHYCERKQCLKCRIGTEILRN; from the coding sequence ATGGTAGTGTCAGAAAACTTAATGCAGTTTATCTGGAAACTACGGCTATTCAATAGAGTGGGATTGCGAACGAGTGCGGGGACGCCTTTGGCTGTAGTTCGTGTTGGCCAGCATAATACCGATGCCGGGCCGGATTTCGTGCTGTCACATATTATACTCGCTGATGAAGAATGGGTTGGGAATATTGAAATCCATTTTCGTTCTTCCGATTGGAACAGACACCTGCACCAATATGATGAAGCCTATAATAATGTTATTTTACATGTGGTATGGATAGAGGATCAGATTATCTATCGGAGCGACGGAAGTGTTATACCCACGCTTGTGTTGTCAGAATACGTAAGGCAGGATCTCCTGGATAAGTATGCCAACATGATGCGTGCTACAAACTGGCTTCCCTGCCAGTCCCGGATCGGCGAAGTGGAGGAGCTTAAAAAAGACATGTGGCTGGATGCCTTATCTGTCGAGCGGCTGGAGGTGAAAGCCGAGGACATATTTGGTCTGCTGGCGCAATTTAATAGTGATTGGGAGAAGGTCTTTTGGGTTTGGATATGCCGATGTATGGGGCTCAAGGTTAATGCGGATACATTTCAGGAGCTGGGGGAGAAACTTCCGTTGGCGACGATGCAAAAATACCGCTCCGATGGGCTGAAAATAGAAGCTTTGTTGTTTGGGATTGCCGGCTTTTTAACCCCGGAGTGCGCTGATCAGTACATGCAGCGGCTTTATCATGAATTTGCCTATCAGCAGGCAGTGCACGGTATCCGTTTGGTTAATGGTGTCTGGAAAAAGCTGCGTATGAGACCCTATAATTTCCCCGAGTTGCGTATTGCACAGCTTGTCGCTTTATTCACTGAAAAATCACTGAGTTTATCCAAGGTTTTAACAATTCAGAACCTGGCTGAGGCGAGGTTACTGTTCGATATTTCGTCTATTAATTCTTATTGGAAATCCCGGTTTTCAATAGGGGCTAGCCCAGGTATCGAACGGAGCGGAAAAATTGGAAAGGCGACCGTTGATATCTTGGTTATCAACACTGTGGTTCTGATGCTATTTGCTTATGGAAAATACTATGGTATTCATCCATATATGGACCGGGCGGTCGCGCTGCTGGAAGCGATGCCGGCAGAAAAAAATGCTATTATCAAGCAGTTCGCAGATCTGGGCTGGCGTGCGACGAATGCATCTCAGGGGCAGGGTATGCTACAGCTCAAGAAACACTACTGTGAGCGGAAGCAGTGTCTGAAGTGTAGGATCGGAACCGAAATTTTACGTAATTAA
- the prmC gene encoding peptide chain release factor N(5)-glutamine methyltransferase: MRILKDFELLFQQELTSIYDKDEVKALFLFTVEEMFGLKRGTYPLKKEDIVTEKDAERFDEILRELKKNKPIQYIFNKATFYGESFEVNESVLIPRPETEELVDLILKQHSAQAGLHIMDIGTGSGCIPIILSKYLPGAQVTSMDISKEAIATARKNAGQLNAPVQFINADIFEWDYIFSEQQYDIIVSNPPYITPQEKASMQQNVLAFEPELALFIEDSAPLIFYDVISSFALKHLAPQGDLYFEINQYLGPQTKELIEKKGFRPVKLLKDINGADRMIHAKKST, encoded by the coding sequence ATGCGAATACTCAAGGATTTCGAATTATTATTTCAACAGGAATTGACATCTATCTATGACAAGGATGAAGTCAAAGCTTTATTCCTTTTTACGGTAGAGGAAATGTTTGGACTGAAGAGGGGAACCTATCCCCTAAAAAAAGAAGATATAGTAACAGAAAAAGATGCGGAGCGTTTTGATGAAATCCTCCGTGAGCTCAAAAAGAACAAGCCGATTCAATATATTTTTAATAAAGCTACGTTTTATGGAGAGTCCTTTGAAGTGAATGAATCCGTGCTGATCCCCCGGCCTGAGACCGAGGAACTCGTTGATCTGATTCTTAAACAGCATTCAGCACAGGCCGGCCTGCATATCATGGACATCGGAACAGGCTCCGGCTGTATACCTATTATATTATCCAAATACCTCCCCGGAGCACAGGTTACCTCCATGGACATATCCAAAGAGGCAATTGCCACAGCAAGAAAAAATGCTGGGCAATTAAATGCTCCGGTACAGTTTATCAATGCCGATATTTTTGAATGGGACTACATCTTTTCGGAACAGCAATATGATATCATCGTTTCTAATCCACCTTATATTACTCCACAGGAAAAAGCGAGTATGCAGCAGAATGTGCTGGCGTTCGAACCCGAACTCGCTCTATTTATCGAAGACAGTGCACCACTGATCTTCTACGACGTGATATCCTCTTTTGCGCTCAAACATCTGGCTCCTCAAGGCGATCTCTACTTCGAGATCAACCAGTATCTCGGCCCGCAGACAAAAGAGCTCATAGAAAAAAAAGGATTTCGCCCGGTGAAGCTTCTAAAAGATATAAACGGAGCCGACCGCATGATCCACGCAAAAAAAAGTACGTAG
- the ribD gene encoding bifunctional diaminohydroxyphosphoribosylaminopyrimidine deaminase/5-amino-6-(5-phosphoribosylamino)uracil reductase RibD — MDIHRQYMQRCLDLAQQGAGSVSPNPMVGAVIVHNHCIIGEGYTSPYGGPHAEVNAVRAVLQKYGDQAGELWGESTFYVSLEPCAHFGKTPPCADMIASLKPKKVFVACLDPFAQVNGKGIGILKDAGIDVEVGLLEKEAMWVNRRFFTRIGQHRPYVILKWAQSADGFIGQADRQVGISNAASLQLVHRWRAEEDAILVGTKTALIDNPRLTVRYWKGANPRRVLIDRDLVVPPDAKIFDDQAETIVFNAKKTDWQGHIKHIELENYGLYLPQTVLYQLYLMDVQSIIIEGGAATLQMFIDAGLWDEARVFQAEKTLHMGIAAPRLNGHVLEKRLISSDLLTIFVK; from the coding sequence ATGGATATACATCGGCAATATATGCAGCGCTGCTTGGATCTGGCGCAACAAGGAGCGGGTTCGGTGAGCCCCAACCCCATGGTGGGCGCCGTGATTGTTCACAATCATTGTATTATTGGCGAAGGGTATACCTCGCCGTACGGCGGGCCACACGCTGAAGTGAATGCCGTTCGTGCCGTATTGCAAAAATATGGAGATCAGGCAGGCGAACTGTGGGGGGAAAGTACTTTTTATGTGAGCCTCGAGCCTTGTGCGCATTTTGGGAAAACTCCGCCCTGTGCAGATATGATCGCCAGTCTAAAGCCGAAAAAAGTATTTGTGGCCTGTTTAGATCCCTTTGCGCAGGTCAATGGAAAGGGGATCGGTATCTTGAAAGATGCAGGTATCGATGTGGAAGTCGGTCTGCTGGAAAAAGAAGCCATGTGGGTCAACCGTCGTTTTTTTACGCGGATAGGACAGCATCGACCCTATGTTATTCTCAAATGGGCACAATCCGCCGATGGCTTTATCGGGCAGGCAGATCGACAGGTGGGAATAAGCAATGCCGCAAGCTTGCAGCTGGTGCATCGATGGCGGGCGGAAGAAGATGCTATTCTCGTCGGCACCAAAACCGCCTTAATAGACAATCCCAGGCTGACTGTCAGGTATTGGAAAGGGGCTAATCCACGCCGCGTGCTGATCGATAGAGACTTGGTTGTGCCTCCTGATGCGAAGATCTTCGACGATCAGGCCGAAACGATTGTCTTCAACGCAAAAAAAACGGACTGGCAGGGCCATATCAAACACATCGAGCTGGAGAATTATGGTTTATATTTACCTCAGACGGTTCTTTACCAATTATATTTGATGGATGTTCAGTCCATCATTATTGAAGGTGGTGCAGCGACCCTGCAGATGTTTATCGATGCCGGACTCTGGGATGAGGCGCGTGTTTTTCAAGCAGAGAAAACACTGCATATGGGAATAGCAGCTCCCCGTCTGAACGGGCATGTTTTAGAAAAAAGGTTAATTTCCAGTGATTTACTAACCATTTTTGTGAAATGA